From Heliomicrobium modesticaldum Ice1, a single genomic window includes:
- a CDS encoding YaiI/YqxD family protein gives MKLLIDADACPREVLRTSLELGRRFQVPVWTVASFNHVIASDRHVVVGGAAQETDIKVMNLAEPGDVAVTQDFGLAAMLIGKGVRCLGPSGRLYDAERIDLLLEERELKARFRRGGGRTKGPKKRTAEEDRRFAGALETLLREWNG, from the coding sequence ATGAAACTGCTCATCGACGCTGACGCCTGTCCCCGCGAGGTCCTCCGGACCAGCCTCGAACTAGGGCGCCGCTTCCAGGTTCCCGTCTGGACGGTGGCCAGCTTCAACCATGTGATTGCGTCGGATCGCCATGTCGTCGTCGGCGGCGCCGCTCAGGAGACGGACATCAAGGTGATGAACCTCGCCGAGCCGGGCGATGTGGCCGTCACCCAGGACTTCGGGCTGGCAGCCATGCTGATCGGCAAGGGCGTCCGCTGTCTCGGCCCCTCGGGCCGCCTCTACGACGCGGAACGGATCGACCTGCTGCTGGAGGAGCGGGAGTTGAAGGCCCGCTTCCGCCGCGGCGGCGGCCGCACAAAGGGGCCGAAAAAAAGGACCGCCGAAGAGGATCGGCGGTTCGCAGGGGCGCTGGAAACATTGCTGCGGGAATGGAATGGGTGA
- the gltB gene encoding glutamate synthase large subunit has product MQEKKWIGLPPKQGLYDPQFEHDACGIGFIANIKGKKSNAMVRQALSILINLDHRGAKGAEVNSGDGAGILMQIPHTFMTKECAALNIDLPPAGEYGVGMLFLCPDEAERTACEADFARIVKEEGQTLLGWRTVPTDNSSLGDEAKSAEPFVRQVFIGASDAVKAQLATDPQAFERKLYIIRKRAEKEIRHGGKPGCQYFYFASLSSRTIVYKGMLTPEQVDKYYVELKDPAMDTALALVHSRFSTNTFPSWERAHPNRYLIHNGEINTVRGNVNWMHARQAMCQSDLFGDDLAKVMPVIDTNGSDSAMFDNCLEFLHMSGRSLPHAAMMMIPEPWANHESMSDAKKAFYEYHSCMMEPWDGPAAIVFSDGRMIGAVLDRNGLRPARYYVTKDDMIIMASEVGVLEVDPEKVLVKERLHPGRMLLVDTEQGRIVTDEELKEGMAAAQPYRQWLDEHLISLDDLPEAPETPEADHETIVQRQQAFGYTYEDLTKTLEPMGKNGVEPVGAMGHDVPLAVLSEKPQLLYNYFKQLFAQVTNPPIDAIREELITGTGTTLGPEKNLLQPEPDSCRQIRLKAPILSNEELAKLRYIDRKGFKTITLPILFNVKENGAGLEKALVELCRAADKAIADGYTLLILSDRGVDAEKAPIPALLAVACLHHHLIREGTRLKVGMLLESGEPREVHHFALLLGYGVGAINPYMAFESLDDMIRQGMLPGLTHEEAVKNYIKSATKGVVKVLSKMGISTIQSYRGAQIFECVGIATDVIEKYFTGTPSRIGGIGLAEIAKEAEMRHWRAFNDQPGRDTTLDTGSAHQWRTDGEEHMFNPETITTLQEACRKGDYQLFKRYSAALNAETQKARTLRGLLKFKKKNPIPLDEVESVESICRRFKTGAMSFGSISQEAHEAIAIAMNRIGGKSNTGEGGEDPARFVKMPNGDSKRSAIKQVASGRFGVSSHYLVNADEIQIKMAQGAKPGEGGQLPGGKVYPWVAKCRGTTAGVGLISPPPHHDIYSIEDLAELIHDLKNANPRARINVKLVSEVGVGTIAAGVAKGRADVVLISGYDGGTGASPRTSIRHAGLPWELGLAETHQTLVLNKLRDRIVVETDGKLMTGRDVVMAALLGAEEYGFATAPLVVLGCVMMRVCNLDTCPVGVATQNPELRKKFTGDPAHLVNFMRFIAEEMREIMAELGFRTIDEMIGRTDVLEASDAVDHWKASGLDLSALLYQPDMPEEVGRYCRMAQDHGLDRSLDMRELVPTCRRAIERAEAVEASFKIQNTDRVVGTILGSEITRRYGAEGLPEDTITLRFNGSAGQSFGAFVPKGMTMILEGDANDYFGKGLSGGKLVVFPPARSSFVPEENIITGNVNLYGATGGEAYICGVAGERFCVRNSGAYAVVEGVGDHGCEYMTGGRVVVLGKTGRNFGAGMSGGIAYILDEEGTFSGRCNMEMVLLEKLENPAEIEEVKGMIERHVQYTNSALGQKVLANWEAALSKFVRVIPKDYKRMLAAIERATQAGLSGEEAIMAAFEENKQDKSRVGGN; this is encoded by the coding sequence TTGCAAGAAAAGAAATGGATCGGCTTGCCTCCCAAGCAAGGTCTCTATGACCCGCAGTTTGAGCATGATGCCTGTGGCATCGGATTCATCGCCAACATCAAAGGGAAGAAATCCAATGCGATGGTCCGCCAAGCCCTGTCCATCCTGATCAACCTCGACCATCGGGGCGCCAAGGGCGCGGAAGTGAACAGCGGCGACGGCGCCGGCATCCTCATGCAGATCCCACACACCTTCATGACCAAAGAATGCGCCGCCCTCAACATCGACCTGCCGCCGGCCGGCGAGTATGGCGTAGGCATGCTGTTCCTCTGCCCCGACGAGGCGGAGCGCACCGCCTGCGAGGCCGACTTTGCGCGCATCGTCAAGGAAGAAGGCCAGACCCTCCTTGGCTGGCGCACCGTTCCCACCGACAACAGCAGCCTAGGTGACGAAGCCAAGTCCGCAGAACCTTTCGTGCGGCAGGTCTTCATCGGCGCCTCTGACGCCGTCAAGGCCCAACTGGCCACCGATCCCCAGGCCTTTGAGCGCAAGCTCTATATCATCCGCAAGCGGGCGGAAAAAGAGATCCGTCACGGCGGCAAACCGGGCTGTCAGTACTTTTACTTCGCCAGCCTGTCGTCGCGCACCATCGTCTATAAAGGCATGCTGACGCCTGAGCAGGTCGACAAATACTACGTCGAACTGAAAGACCCCGCCATGGACACCGCCCTGGCGCTGGTCCACTCCCGCTTCAGCACGAACACCTTCCCGAGCTGGGAGCGCGCCCATCCGAACCGCTATCTGATCCATAACGGCGAGATCAACACGGTCCGCGGCAACGTCAACTGGATGCACGCCCGCCAGGCCATGTGCCAGTCCGACCTCTTCGGCGACGATCTCGCCAAGGTGATGCCCGTCATCGACACCAACGGCAGCGACTCGGCCATGTTTGACAACTGCCTCGAATTCCTGCACATGAGCGGTCGCTCCCTGCCCCACGCCGCCATGATGATGATTCCCGAACCTTGGGCCAACCATGAATCCATGAGCGACGCCAAAAAGGCCTTCTACGAGTACCACAGCTGCATGATGGAGCCCTGGGACGGCCCCGCCGCTATCGTCTTCTCTGACGGCCGCATGATCGGCGCCGTCCTTGACCGCAATGGCCTGCGCCCCGCCCGCTACTACGTCACCAAGGACGACATGATCATCATGGCCTCCGAAGTGGGCGTCCTGGAAGTGGACCCGGAAAAGGTCCTCGTCAAGGAGCGTCTGCACCCGGGCCGCATGCTCCTCGTCGACACGGAGCAGGGCCGCATCGTCACCGACGAAGAACTCAAAGAAGGCATGGCCGCTGCCCAGCCCTACCGCCAGTGGCTTGACGAGCACCTGATCAGCCTGGACGATCTCCCTGAAGCCCCCGAGACGCCGGAAGCCGACCATGAGACGATCGTTCAGCGCCAGCAGGCCTTCGGCTACACCTATGAAGACCTCACCAAAACCCTCGAACCGATGGGCAAGAACGGCGTTGAGCCCGTCGGCGCCATGGGCCATGACGTGCCCCTGGCCGTCCTCTCGGAGAAGCCCCAACTGTTGTATAACTACTTTAAGCAACTCTTCGCCCAGGTCACCAACCCGCCCATCGACGCCATTCGGGAAGAGCTGATCACCGGCACAGGCACCACCTTGGGGCCTGAGAAGAACCTCTTGCAGCCCGAGCCCGATTCCTGCCGCCAGATCCGCCTGAAGGCGCCCATCCTCAGCAACGAAGAACTGGCCAAGCTGCGCTACATCGACCGGAAAGGGTTCAAGACGATCACCCTGCCCATCCTCTTTAACGTCAAAGAAAACGGCGCCGGCCTCGAAAAAGCCTTGGTCGAACTCTGCCGGGCCGCCGACAAGGCCATCGCTGACGGCTATACGCTGCTCATCCTCTCCGACCGCGGCGTCGACGCCGAGAAGGCCCCCATCCCGGCCCTGCTCGCTGTCGCCTGCCTGCACCACCACCTGATCCGCGAGGGCACTCGCCTGAAAGTCGGCATGCTCCTCGAATCGGGCGAGCCTCGGGAAGTGCACCACTTCGCCTTGCTCCTCGGCTACGGCGTCGGGGCCATCAACCCTTACATGGCCTTTGAAAGCCTTGACGACATGATCCGCCAAGGTATGCTGCCCGGGCTGACCCACGAGGAAGCCGTCAAGAACTACATCAAGAGCGCCACGAAAGGCGTCGTCAAGGTCCTCTCCAAGATGGGCATCTCGACGATCCAGAGCTACCGCGGCGCCCAGATCTTCGAGTGCGTCGGCATCGCCACCGATGTGATCGAGAAGTACTTCACCGGAACGCCCTCTCGCATCGGCGGCATCGGCCTCGCCGAGATCGCCAAAGAAGCCGAGATGCGCCACTGGCGGGCTTTCAACGACCAGCCCGGCCGCGACACCACCCTGGACACCGGCTCCGCTCATCAGTGGCGCACCGACGGGGAAGAGCATATGTTCAACCCTGAGACGATCACCACCCTCCAGGAAGCTTGTCGCAAGGGCGACTACCAGCTCTTCAAGCGCTACTCGGCCGCCCTGAACGCGGAGACCCAGAAGGCGCGCACCCTGCGGGGCCTGCTCAAGTTCAAGAAGAAAAACCCCATTCCCCTCGATGAGGTGGAATCGGTCGAATCTATCTGCCGCCGCTTCAAAACGGGCGCCATGTCCTTCGGCTCCATCAGCCAGGAGGCCCACGAAGCGATAGCCATCGCCATGAACCGCATCGGCGGCAAGAGCAACACCGGCGAAGGCGGGGAAGACCCGGCCCGCTTCGTCAAGATGCCTAACGGCGATTCCAAGCGCAGCGCCATCAAGCAGGTCGCTTCCGGCCGCTTCGGCGTCTCCAGTCACTACCTGGTCAACGCCGACGAGATCCAGATCAAGATGGCCCAAGGCGCCAAGCCCGGCGAAGGCGGCCAGCTCCCCGGCGGCAAGGTCTATCCCTGGGTCGCCAAGTGCCGCGGCACTACCGCCGGCGTCGGCCTGATTTCGCCGCCGCCTCACCATGACATCTACTCCATCGAAGACCTGGCCGAATTGATCCATGACCTGAAAAACGCCAACCCTCGGGCGCGCATCAACGTCAAACTCGTCTCCGAAGTGGGCGTCGGCACCATCGCCGCCGGCGTCGCCAAGGGCCGTGCCGACGTGGTGCTCATCTCCGGCTACGACGGCGGCACCGGCGCTTCGCCTCGGACCTCGATTCGTCACGCCGGCCTGCCCTGGGAGCTGGGCCTCGCCGAAACCCACCAGACACTGGTCTTGAACAAGCTGCGCGATCGCATCGTCGTCGAGACGGACGGCAAGCTGATGACCGGCCGTGACGTGGTCATGGCCGCATTGCTCGGCGCCGAAGAATACGGCTTCGCCACAGCCCCCCTCGTCGTCCTGGGCTGCGTCATGATGCGCGTCTGCAACCTGGACACCTGCCCCGTCGGCGTCGCCACGCAAAACCCCGAGCTGCGGAAAAAGTTTACCGGCGATCCGGCCCACCTGGTCAACTTCATGCGCTTCATCGCTGAAGAGATGCGCGAGATCATGGCCGAACTGGGCTTCCGCACCATCGACGAGATGATCGGCCGCACCGATGTCCTCGAAGCGAGCGACGCTGTCGACCACTGGAAAGCCAGCGGCCTCGACCTTTCCGCCCTGCTCTACCAGCCCGACATGCCCGAAGAAGTGGGCCGCTACTGCCGCATGGCCCAGGATCACGGCCTGGACCGCTCCCTCGACATGCGCGAACTCGTCCCCACCTGCCGCCGCGCCATTGAACGGGCAGAAGCCGTGGAAGCCTCCTTCAAGATCCAGAACACAGACCGTGTCGTCGGCACCATCCTCGGCAGCGAGATCACCCGCCGCTACGGCGCCGAGGGGCTGCCGGAAGACACGATCACCCTCCGCTTCAACGGCTCGGCCGGTCAGAGCTTCGGCGCTTTCGTGCCGAAGGGCATGACGATGATCCTCGAAGGCGACGCCAACGACTACTTCGGCAAGGGCCTCTCGGGCGGCAAGCTCGTCGTCTTCCCGCCGGCCCGCTCTTCCTTCGTCCCGGAAGAAAACATCATCACCGGCAACGTCAACCTCTACGGCGCCACCGGCGGCGAGGCTTATATCTGCGGCGTCGCCGGCGAACGCTTCTGTGTCCGCAACTCCGGCGCCTATGCCGTCGTCGAAGGCGTGGGCGATCACGGCTGTGAATACATGACCGGTGGCCGCGTCGTCGTCCTCGGCAAGACGGGCCGCAACTTCGGCGCCGGCATGTCAGGCGGCATCGCCTACATCCTCGACGAAGAGGGGACCTTCTCGGGCCGCTGCAACATGGAAATGGTGTTGCTGGAAAAACTGGAGAACCCCGCCGAGATCGAAGAGGTCAAGGGCATGATTGAGCGTCACGTCCAATACACCAACAGCGCCCTCGGCCAAAAGGTCCTCGCCAACTGGGAAGCCGCCCTGTCCAAGTTCGTCCGGGTCATCCCGAAAGACTACAAGCGGATGCTGGCCGCCATCGAGCGGGCCACCCAGGCTGGGCTCAGCGGGGAAGAAGCCATCATGGCCGCCTTTGAAGAGAACAAGCAAGACAAGTCTCGCGTCGGCGGGAACTAA
- a CDS encoding RsmB/NOP family class I SAM-dependent RNA methyltransferase, translating into MLPLPPPFINRMTALLLESERNAFFESYESGPVQGLRLNPLKLSRAEFLAIMPFRLDPVAWCPTGFYVDGEERPGKHPFHAAGLYYIQEPSAMAVVEALDPQPGERVLDLCAAPGGKATQIAGRLAGRGLLVANEIHPKRVKALSENLERWGARNILVTQESPERLAGRFIADFDRIVVDAPCSGEGMFRKLPEAMDDWSEEKVFRCAAMQRELLPLAARMLRPGGVLVYSTCTFAPEENERQIEAFLRDHREFERESFPAMEHFATGYLEKTARLWPHRLRGEGHFIARLRKRGGSVGERVEVKAEGSTDEWAVKGAADHRRRHAPSRMQGNRSGGRHSEGYHNEARRGERQRGRGAHIGKKAVPDAARALFERFCAESLQFVPEGPLALFGDALYVQAEGLPSLDGIKVARAGWHLGTVKAGRFEPSHALALALRQDEWRRSVEVDPDGNDVLRYLRGESWSAGGEAGWTVVTVGGFPLGWAKISGGQCKNHYPKGLRWLG; encoded by the coding sequence GTGCTTCCGTTACCACCGCCTTTTATTAACCGCATGACCGCTCTTCTCCTGGAGTCGGAACGGAACGCCTTTTTTGAGAGCTATGAGAGTGGGCCGGTCCAGGGCCTTCGACTCAATCCGCTCAAACTCAGCCGGGCGGAATTTTTGGCGATCATGCCTTTTCGTCTCGACCCTGTCGCCTGGTGTCCCACCGGGTTTTATGTGGACGGGGAGGAACGGCCCGGCAAACATCCCTTTCACGCCGCCGGTCTTTACTACATTCAGGAGCCGAGCGCCATGGCGGTCGTCGAAGCCCTCGACCCGCAGCCGGGGGAGCGGGTGCTTGATCTCTGCGCCGCGCCGGGCGGCAAGGCGACCCAGATTGCCGGGCGTCTGGCCGGTCGCGGGCTGCTCGTGGCCAACGAGATCCATCCCAAGCGGGTGAAGGCGCTGTCTGAGAACCTGGAACGCTGGGGCGCCCGCAACATCCTCGTCACCCAGGAGAGCCCCGAAAGGCTGGCAGGGCGGTTCATCGCCGATTTTGACCGGATCGTCGTGGACGCCCCCTGCTCCGGCGAGGGGATGTTTCGCAAGCTGCCTGAGGCGATGGACGACTGGTCCGAAGAGAAGGTGTTTCGGTGTGCTGCCATGCAACGGGAGCTCCTCCCGCTGGCTGCCCGGATGCTTCGGCCGGGCGGGGTGCTCGTCTATTCCACCTGCACCTTTGCGCCGGAGGAGAATGAGCGGCAGATCGAGGCTTTTTTGCGCGACCATCGGGAGTTCGAACGGGAGTCCTTCCCGGCGATGGAGCATTTTGCGACAGGGTATCTGGAAAAAACGGCTCGCCTCTGGCCCCATCGCTTGCGCGGCGAGGGCCATTTCATCGCCCGCTTGCGCAAGAGGGGCGGAAGCGTCGGCGAGAGGGTGGAGGTCAAAGCAGAGGGTAGCACCGACGAATGGGCTGTCAAGGGTGCCGCCGACCATCGCCGACGACATGCGCCATCAAGGATGCAAGGAAACCGCAGCGGAGGGCGCCACAGTGAAGGATACCATAATGAAGCCCGCCGGGGCGAAAGGCAGCGCGGCCGGGGAGCGCACATCGGCAAGAAGGCCGTTCCCGATGCGGCCCGCGCTCTCTTTGAACGTTTTTGCGCCGAGTCGCTTCAATTCGTCCCCGAGGGGCCTCTGGCCCTTTTCGGCGACGCCTTATACGTTCAGGCGGAGGGCCTCCCTTCGCTCGACGGCATCAAAGTCGCCCGGGCGGGCTGGCATCTGGGCACGGTCAAAGCGGGGCGCTTCGAGCCGTCCCATGCCCTCGCCCTGGCCCTTCGCCAAGACGAGTGGCGCCGCAGCGTCGAAGTCGATCCCGATGGCAACGATGTCCTTCGCTACCTGCGCGGTGAAAGCTGGAGCGCCGGCGGCGAGGCGGGCTGGACCGTGGTGACAGTCGGCGGCTTTCCCCTCGGCTGGGCAAAGATCTCCGGCGGCCAGTGCAAAAACCACTACCCGAAAGGGTTGCGCTGGCTCGGCTGA
- a CDS encoding methylated-DNA--[protein]-cysteine S-methyltransferase — protein sequence MAEEHCTYYASPIGLIEIRGSEQGIWTISFAEEADGHGQRQGTGRLPPCLQACARQLDEYFQGARQTFSLALAPRGTAFQRRVWDALAAIPFGESRSYRQIAEAVGNPKAVRAVGGANHNNPISIVIPCHRVIGSDGSLTGYAGGLWRKEWLLNHEKRLDKEALLMP from the coding sequence GTGGCCGAGGAGCACTGCACCTATTACGCGTCGCCCATCGGCTTGATCGAGATTCGGGGGAGCGAGCAGGGGATTTGGACCATCTCCTTTGCGGAGGAAGCGGACGGCCATGGCCAGCGTCAAGGAACGGGCAGATTGCCCCCATGCCTGCAAGCCTGCGCCCGGCAGTTGGACGAGTATTTTCAAGGCGCCCGCCAAACCTTCTCCCTTGCGCTGGCGCCCCGGGGAACGGCCTTCCAGCGGCGCGTCTGGGACGCCCTGGCCGCTATCCCTTTTGGGGAGAGTCGCTCTTACCGCCAGATCGCCGAAGCTGTCGGCAACCCGAAGGCGGTCCGCGCTGTCGGCGGCGCCAACCACAACAACCCCATCAGCATTGTCATCCCCTGCCACCGCGTCATCGGCAGCGACGGCAGCCTGACCGGCTACGCTGGAGGGCTGTGGCGAAAAGAGTGGCTGCTCAACCACGAGAAGAGGTTGGACAAAGAAGCATTGCTGATGCCATAA
- a CDS encoding histidinol phosphate phosphatase has protein sequence MIFDTHVHTRFSTDSIMAIDQAIEQARQKDIGLIITDHMDLAYPQPDSFTFDVDAFFRTYEPYRSDRLRLGVEMGMRSELISHNRKLAAAYPFDYIIGSIHVVDGVEVVGERYFGRRSKRESYDRYFDTMLECVKAYDFIDSLGHIDYIARYALVEDPEIDYDEFREQIDPILAVLAERQQAIEINARRLDRPAVVEALFPIYRRFAELGGRFVTVGSDAHNPRDIGRNLKAALALAERCRLQPVWYKERAAQPVRT, from the coding sequence ATGATTTTTGACACCCACGTGCACACTCGGTTTTCAACAGACTCGATCATGGCCATTGACCAGGCGATAGAGCAGGCCCGTCAGAAGGATATCGGCCTGATCATCACCGATCATATGGATCTGGCATACCCGCAGCCGGACAGCTTCACCTTCGATGTGGACGCTTTTTTCCGCACCTATGAGCCGTACCGGAGCGATCGGCTGCGGCTGGGGGTAGAGATGGGCATGCGCAGCGAGCTGATCAGTCATAATCGAAAATTGGCAGCGGCCTATCCGTTCGATTACATCATCGGCTCGATCCATGTCGTCGATGGCGTAGAGGTGGTCGGCGAGAGGTATTTCGGGCGCCGCTCGAAGCGCGAGAGTTATGACCGCTACTTCGACACCATGCTGGAATGTGTGAAGGCCTATGATTTTATCGACAGTCTGGGACATATCGATTATATCGCCCGCTACGCCCTGGTGGAGGACCCGGAAATCGACTACGACGAGTTCCGGGAACAGATCGACCCGATCCTGGCCGTCTTGGCAGAACGACAGCAGGCCATCGAGATCAACGCCCGGCGGCTCGACAGGCCGGCTGTAGTCGAAGCCTTATTCCCCATCTATCGGCGCTTTGCCGAACTGGGCGGCCGCTTTGTCACCGTCGGCTCAGACGCCCACAACCCCCGCGACATCGGCCGCAACCTGAAGGCGGCGCTGGCGTTGGCGGAACGGTGCCGGCTGCAGCCGGTCTGGTACAAGGAGCGGGCGGCCCAACCGGTCCGAACATAG